One Devosia lacusdianchii genomic window carries:
- the thyA gene encoding thymidylate synthase produces the protein MRHPELQYLDLMSAILEHGDQRVDRTGVGTKSIFGASVRFDLSRGQVPILTTKRVYWKTAVKEMLWFLTGGTNIQPLIRDNVRIWTDWPLAAYQKATGEAISQEAFESRIAEDDAFAAKWGELGPVYGKQWRRWLGADGREHDQIAGLIHTLKTNPTSRRMLFHAWNVPEIGSMALPPCHMVYQYYVTSDNKLSCMMYQRSCDLLLGAPFNYVGCVALQYMIAQQAGLDLGEFVWFSGDTHLYLNHFEQAKLQISREPRDLPTMTLARRAASIDEYTIDDFAVEGYAPHDAIKADVAV, from the coding sequence GTGCGCCACCCGGAACTTCAATATCTGGACCTCATGTCCGCCATTCTCGAGCATGGGGATCAGCGCGTCGATCGGACCGGCGTCGGCACGAAATCCATCTTCGGCGCGTCGGTTCGCTTCGACTTGTCCCGCGGACAGGTCCCGATCCTGACCACCAAACGCGTCTATTGGAAAACGGCGGTCAAGGAGATGCTGTGGTTCCTGACCGGCGGCACCAATATCCAGCCGCTCATTCGCGACAATGTGCGGATTTGGACCGACTGGCCATTGGCGGCATATCAGAAGGCCACGGGCGAGGCGATTTCACAGGAAGCCTTCGAGAGCCGTATTGCTGAGGATGACGCCTTTGCCGCCAAATGGGGCGAGTTGGGGCCGGTCTATGGCAAGCAATGGCGGCGCTGGCTGGGGGCGGACGGGCGCGAGCATGACCAGATCGCCGGCCTGATTCACACGCTCAAGACCAATCCGACCAGCCGCCGCATGCTGTTCCATGCCTGGAACGTACCGGAAATCGGCTCGATGGCACTGCCGCCCTGCCACATGGTCTACCAGTATTATGTCACCTCGGATAACAAGCTGAGCTGCATGATGTATCAGCGGTCATGCGACCTGCTGCTGGGGGCGCCGTTCAACTATGTCGGCTGCGTCGCCCTGCAATATATGATTGCCCAGCAGGCCGGGCTCGACCTGGGAGAATTCGTATGGTTCTCAGGCGATACCCACCTTTACCTCAACCATTTTGAGCAGGCGAAGCTGCAGATTTCGCGTGAGCCGCGCGACCTGCCGACGATGACGCTGGCACGGCGGGCAGCGAGCATAGACGAGTATACGATCGACGACTTCGCGGTGGAGGGATACGCCCCGCACGACGCCATCAAGGCGGACGTGGCCGTTTAG
- a CDS encoding crotonase/enoyl-CoA hydratase family protein yields the protein MAFSTLLFETDSRGVATLTLNRPERHNALDGTMIAELQQVASMLAADPAVRVVILSGAGVSFCAGGDLDWMRRQMDATRADRIAQARLLAEMLSALNTLPKPLIGKAQGAAYGGGIGLLCVCDIAIATDSARFGLTETRLGLIPATISPYVLARLGEAVARRVFMSARLFDAAEAVTLGVVARAVPAGELDAAVEAEVRPYLAAAPGAVARAKALARRLGPPIDADVIDATITALADAWETDEAREGVESFFEKRKPNWLKS from the coding sequence ATGGCGTTTTCCACCCTGCTGTTCGAAACCGATAGTCGCGGCGTCGCGACGCTGACGCTCAACCGACCTGAGCGCCATAACGCCCTCGACGGCACGATGATCGCCGAATTGCAGCAAGTCGCCAGCATGCTGGCAGCAGATCCAGCCGTGCGGGTGGTGATCTTGAGCGGTGCTGGCGTCAGCTTCTGCGCCGGCGGCGACCTCGACTGGATGCGTCGCCAGATGGACGCCACCCGCGCCGACCGCATCGCCCAGGCCCGCCTGCTCGCCGAAATGCTGAGCGCACTCAACACCCTACCCAAGCCACTAATCGGCAAGGCGCAAGGCGCAGCCTATGGCGGCGGCATCGGCCTCCTGTGTGTTTGTGACATCGCCATAGCCACCGACTCCGCCCGTTTCGGCCTCACCGAAACCCGCCTCGGCCTGATCCCAGCCACCATAAGCCCCTATGTACTGGCACGGTTAGGCGAGGCAGTGGCCCGCCGCGTATTCATGTCGGCCCGGCTGTTCGATGCGGCCGAGGCTGTCACGCTGGGTGTTGTTGCGCGGGCCGTGCCCGCGGGTGAACTCGACGCCGCTGTGGAGGCCGAAGTCCGGCCCTATCTCGCCGCCGCGCCTGGGGCCGTAGCCCGCGCCAAGGCGCTGGCGCGGCGGCTCGGCCCGCCGATCGATGCTGACGTCATCGACGCCACCATAACCGCCCTGGCCGACGCCTGGGAGACCGACGAGGCCCGCGAGGGCGTTGAATCATTCTTTGAAAAGCGCAAACCTAACTGGCTGAAATCGTGA
- a CDS encoding acetyl-CoA carboxylase biotin carboxylase subunit: MFQTILIANRGEIACRVIRTAKRLGIRTVAVYSDAEAGALHVTMADEAHRIGPAPVSESYLRGDAIIAAALASGAQAIHPGYGFLSENAEFAEAVAVAGLTFIGPSPSAIRAMGLKDAAKALMEQAGVPVVPGYHGASQDPAVLAAEAARIGYPVLIKARAGGGGKGMRRVDDPRDFAEALAGAQREGLASFGDGHCLIETYVARPRHIEVQVFGDSHGNAVHLFERDCSLQRRHQKVIEEAPAPGMTPEMRSAMGEAAVKAAKAIGYAGAGTVEFIVDASDGLRPDRFYFMEMNTRLQVEHPVTEFITGLDLVELQLRVAAGEELSFTQDDLKIDGWAFEARLYAEDAAKGFLPAIGTLGHLRLPQTEGPVRVDSGVRQGDAITPYYDPMIAKLIVHGPDRATALARLRAALTECQIAGTVTNLAFLSALAADPDLASGDVDTGLIARKQEALTAQPDLPDAAIALATLTALGLPGSPDPNPWGARHGWRAWGNATHTITLHGETPLPASVTPTPAAYEIEVRDHRFSVTIPSPGRLSLNGTLIAAEAIRLGNIITVFTGNASFTFALHDPLDGEAENEDAADHVLSPMPGAVRAVLAEPGQAVTQGQALIVLEAMKMEYTLRAPRDGQIAELLVGIGDQVDQGALLVNLKPEA; the protein is encoded by the coding sequence GATCGCCAATCGCGGCGAAATAGCCTGCCGCGTGATCCGCACCGCAAAACGTCTCGGCATCCGCACGGTCGCCGTCTATTCCGACGCCGAGGCCGGCGCGCTGCACGTAACCATGGCCGACGAGGCGCACCGGATCGGGCCCGCGCCGGTGAGCGAAAGCTACCTGCGCGGCGACGCGATCATCGCCGCCGCACTCGCCAGCGGCGCACAGGCCATTCACCCCGGCTACGGATTCCTGTCGGAAAACGCGGAGTTTGCCGAGGCCGTCGCTGTCGCGGGCCTCACCTTCATCGGCCCCTCCCCGTCAGCCATCCGCGCCATGGGCCTCAAGGACGCGGCCAAGGCATTGATGGAACAGGCGGGCGTGCCGGTGGTCCCCGGCTACCACGGCGCTAGCCAGGACCCCGCCGTGCTGGCCGCGGAAGCCGCGCGCATCGGCTATCCCGTCCTGATCAAGGCACGCGCCGGCGGCGGCGGCAAAGGCATGCGCCGGGTCGATGATCCCCGCGACTTCGCCGAAGCCCTGGCTGGCGCCCAGCGCGAGGGGCTGGCCAGCTTCGGCGACGGCCACTGCCTCATCGAAACCTACGTCGCCCGCCCGCGCCACATCGAAGTGCAGGTCTTCGGCGATAGCCACGGCAATGCCGTACACCTCTTCGAGCGCGACTGCTCGCTGCAACGCCGCCACCAGAAGGTCATCGAGGAGGCCCCCGCGCCCGGCATGACGCCTGAGATGCGATCGGCAATGGGCGAAGCGGCCGTCAAGGCCGCCAAGGCCATCGGCTATGCGGGCGCCGGCACAGTGGAATTCATCGTCGACGCCAGCGATGGCCTGCGGCCCGACCGCTTCTACTTCATGGAAATGAACACGCGACTGCAGGTGGAACACCCGGTGACCGAGTTCATCACCGGGCTCGACCTGGTGGAACTGCAACTGCGCGTCGCCGCCGGCGAAGAACTGTCATTCACCCAGGACGATCTCAAGATCGACGGCTGGGCTTTCGAGGCGCGCCTCTACGCCGAGGACGCCGCCAAGGGCTTCCTGCCCGCCATCGGCACCCTTGGCCACCTGCGCCTGCCGCAGACCGAAGGCCCGGTCCGTGTCGATAGCGGGGTGCGGCAGGGCGACGCCATTACCCCATATTACGATCCGATGATCGCCAAGCTGATCGTGCACGGACCGGATCGCGCCACCGCTCTCGCCCGGCTGCGCGCCGCGCTGACCGAGTGCCAGATTGCGGGCACCGTCACCAATCTGGCCTTCCTCTCAGCTCTCGCCGCCGATCCGGACCTCGCTTCCGGCGATGTCGATACTGGCCTGATCGCTCGCAAGCAGGAAGCGCTGACGGCTCAACCCGACCTGCCCGACGCGGCCATCGCCCTCGCGACCCTGACCGCGCTTGGCCTCCCCGGCTCACCCGACCCCAACCCCTGGGGTGCCCGCCACGGCTGGCGCGCTTGGGGCAATGCCACCCACACCATAACGCTTCACGGCGAAACGCCCCTGCCCGCATCCGTGACGCCGACCCCCGCCGCCTACGAGATCGAGGTACGCGACCACCGCTTCTCGGTGACCATACCGTCCCCTGGACGGCTGAGCCTCAATGGCACCCTGATTGCCGCCGAAGCCATCCGCCTCGGCAACATCATCACCGTCTTCACTGGCAATGCGAGCTTCACCTTCGCACTCCACGATCCCCTAGACGGCGAGGCCGAAAACGAGGACGCCGCCGACCACGTCCTGTCGCCCATGCCCGGCGCCGTCCGCGCCGTGCTCGCCGAGCCGGGTCAAGCGGTGACCCAGGGCCAAGCGCTGATCGTGCTCGAAGCCATGAAGATGGAATATACCCTGCGCGCGCCACGTGACGGCCAGATAGCGGAGTTGCTGGTCGGCATCGGCGATCAGGTCGACCAGGGCGCCCTGCTGGTCAACCTCAAGCCGGAGGCGTGA
- a CDS encoding YdeI/OmpD-associated family protein has protein sequence MSPVLRPLRKREDMPDFVRKALDERGLRDKYDARPPYQRNDYLLWINKVKGEKTKQKHLDQMLDELEAGGVYMGMTWNG, from the coding sequence ATGAGTCCGGTCCTCCGCCCGCTACGCAAGCGCGAAGACATGCCCGACTTTGTTCGCAAGGCACTGGACGAGCGTGGCCTGCGCGACAAATACGACGCGCGCCCGCCTTACCAGCGCAACGACTACTTGCTCTGGATCAACAAGGTCAAAGGCGAGAAAACCAAGCAAAAGCACCTTGATCAGATGCTTGATGAGCTGGAAGCCGGCGGCGTTTACATGGGCATGACGTGGAACGGCTGA
- a CDS encoding RidA family protein — protein sequence MSVEHINPEGMYQSPIFSQGIILPSNGRLLLIGGQNGTNAKGQVVDKTDIAKQTAQALANLQKVLEAAGATIKDLVKVTIILHNDADLRAGFAEWMKVWGKNTNPPTVTSLRVPGFANPDFLIEIEALAVLK from the coding sequence ATGTCCGTCGAACACATCAATCCCGAAGGTATGTATCAGAGCCCCATATTCTCGCAGGGCATCATCCTGCCGTCCAATGGCCGGCTGCTGCTCATCGGCGGCCAGAACGGTACCAATGCCAAGGGCCAGGTCGTCGACAAGACGGACATTGCCAAGCAGACCGCCCAGGCCCTCGCCAACCTGCAGAAGGTGCTCGAGGCCGCCGGCGCTACCATCAAGGATCTGGTGAAGGTCACAATCATCCTGCACAATGATGCCGACCTTCGGGCAGGCTTCGCCGAGTGGATGAAAGTCTGGGGCAAGAACACCAATCCGCCCACCGTCACTTCCCTGCGCGTCCCCGGTTTCGCGAACCCCGATTTCCTGATCGAGATCGAAGCTCTGGCAGTATTGAAATGA
- a CDS encoding SspB family protein, with product MAEDHMRYDILAQEALRGVVRKVLAEVAKTGLPGEHHFFISFVTRAPGVRLSEKLLGQYDKEMTIVIQNQYWDLKVSETGFEVGLSFDGIPETLVIPFSAVKGFFDPSVQFGLQFDPATAPGSAAVEAEADEVVEATAGASEGDGEKSGEKVVSLDAFRKKP from the coding sequence ATGGCCGAAGATCACATGCGCTACGACATACTCGCTCAGGAAGCCCTGCGCGGCGTCGTGCGCAAGGTGCTGGCCGAGGTTGCCAAAACCGGATTGCCCGGGGAGCATCACTTCTTCATTTCGTTCGTCACCCGCGCGCCCGGCGTGCGTCTGAGCGAAAAATTGCTCGGCCAGTACGACAAGGAAATGACCATCGTCATCCAGAACCAGTATTGGGATCTCAAGGTCAGCGAAACCGGCTTCGAGGTCGGCCTGTCCTTTGACGGCATTCCCGAAACCCTGGTCATCCCTTTCTCCGCGGTGAAGGGCTTCTTTGACCCGTCGGTGCAGTTCGGCCTTCAATTCGACCCCGCCACAGCACCGGGTTCGGCAGCCGTCGAAGCCGAGGCCGACGAGGTGGTGGAAGCCACGGCAGGCGCATCCGAAGGCGACGGGGAAAAGAGCGGCGAAAAAGTCGTGAGCCTCGACGCTTTCCGCAAGAAACCCTGA
- a CDS encoding hydroxymethylglutaryl-CoA lyase, with protein MADRVTIYEVSPRDGLQSQNRLIATEDKIRLIDLLSDCGLTRIEVASFVSPKLVPQMADGAEVLAGIKRRSGVVYAALTPNMRGYEAARAAGASEVAVFASASEGFSRANINATIAESLERFRPVAAAAVAHGLPVRGYVSCVTDCPYDGPTPPAKVARVAEALLAIGCHEISLGDTIGAAVPETTTAMLRAVLGIAPATRFAGHFHDTRGRALDNIAVCLDRGLTVFDASAGGLGGCPFAPGASGNVATEAVVEMLHGRGFDTGLDTAKLVDAARFARSLREVN; from the coding sequence ATGGCGGACCGCGTCACCATCTACGAGGTCAGCCCGCGCGACGGATTGCAAAGCCAGAACCGGCTGATCGCGACGGAAGACAAGATCAGGCTGATCGACCTGCTTTCCGATTGCGGCCTGACACGGATCGAGGTGGCAAGCTTCGTCTCGCCCAAGCTCGTGCCCCAGATGGCCGACGGCGCCGAAGTACTCGCAGGCATCAAGCGCCGCTCCGGCGTCGTCTACGCCGCCCTAACCCCGAACATGCGCGGCTACGAAGCAGCTCGCGCCGCCGGCGCTAGCGAGGTCGCCGTCTTCGCCTCCGCATCCGAAGGCTTCTCGCGCGCCAATATCAATGCCACCATAGCCGAAAGCCTCGAACGCTTCCGGCCCGTCGCTGCCGCAGCTGTTGCCCATGGCCTGCCGGTGCGCGGGTATGTCTCCTGCGTTACCGATTGTCCGTATGACGGTCCCACCCCGCCCGCCAAGGTCGCTCGCGTCGCCGAGGCTCTGCTCGCCATCGGCTGCCACGAAATCTCGCTCGGCGACACTATCGGCGCCGCCGTGCCGGAAACCACCACCGCCATGCTCCGCGCCGTGCTCGGCATCGCGCCTGCCACCCGCTTTGCCGGGCACTTCCACGACACACGCGGACGCGCACTCGACAATATCGCCGTCTGCCTCGATCGCGGCCTCACCGTTTTTGACGCATCGGCCGGCGGCCTTGGCGGCTGCCCCTTCGCCCCCGGCGCCAGTGGCAATGTGGCGACCGAGGCCGTGGTCGAAATGCTCCACGGGCGCGGCTTCGACACCGGGCTGGATACTGCAAAACTGGTCGACGCGGCCCGCTTCGCCCGCAGCCTGCGCGAGGTGAACTGA
- a CDS encoding electron transfer flavoprotein subunit beta/FixA family protein yields the protein MKILVPVKRVVDFNVRIRVKPDGSGVDLNNVKMAMNPFDEIALEEAVRLVEAGTATEVIAVTIGPAVAQDVLRTALAMGATRAILVTTDIAPEPLAVAKILTRVARDESVDLVLLGKQAIDDDANQTGQMLAALLDWPQATFASEVTVAGEAIRVTREVDGGTQTLELTLPAVVSADLRLNQPRFVSLPNILKARSKPLSQIDSATLGLDLAPRLKVQRTEEPPARKAGATLASVDELIDRLRAQAIL from the coding sequence ATGAAAATCCTGGTCCCCGTCAAACGCGTAGTCGATTTCAACGTCCGCATCCGGGTCAAGCCCGATGGATCGGGCGTCGACCTGAACAACGTGAAAATGGCGATGAACCCCTTCGACGAAATCGCGCTTGAAGAGGCAGTGCGCCTGGTAGAAGCCGGCACCGCAACCGAAGTTATAGCCGTGACCATCGGTCCAGCCGTTGCGCAGGACGTGCTGCGGACGGCGCTGGCAATGGGCGCCACGCGCGCAATTCTGGTCACCACCGATATTGCCCCCGAACCGCTGGCCGTGGCCAAAATCCTGACCCGGGTCGCCCGTGACGAAAGCGTCGACCTCGTGCTCCTCGGCAAGCAGGCGATCGACGACGACGCCAACCAGACCGGCCAGATGTTGGCCGCTCTGCTCGATTGGCCCCAGGCAACCTTTGCCTCCGAAGTCACCGTCGCCGGCGAAGCAATCCGCGTCACCCGCGAGGTCGACGGCGGCACGCAAACGCTGGAGCTGACGCTGCCGGCAGTGGTGAGCGCCGATCTCCGGCTCAACCAGCCGCGCTTTGTCAGTCTGCCCAATATCCTCAAGGCCCGGAGCAAGCCTTTGAGCCAGATTGATTCCGCGACGCTTGGCCTCGACCTCGCCCCGCGCCTCAAGGTGCAGCGCACCGAAGAACCGCCTGCCCGCAAAGCCGGCGCCACCCTGGCGTCGGTCGATGAGCTCATCGACAGGCTGCGAGCCCAGGCCATATTGTAA
- a CDS encoding DUF1003 domain-containing protein, whose amino-acid sequence MTDTSSEILITAAERFLGKGEKALTQSERQVLEQAIGKKALSRDTSTVFDEKSTLGQRLADGVAAFGGSWTFLISFGIALAAWVLGNLLLRGEAPDPYPFIFLNLLLSMLAAVQAPVIMMSQNRQAAKDRLVTSHDYECNLKAEIEIMALHDKVDQIRNDDLKQLIAKQQEQIDLLTRLVESHIATAAAKGESK is encoded by the coding sequence ATGACCGACACTTCGAGCGAAATACTGATCACCGCCGCCGAGAGGTTCCTGGGCAAGGGCGAGAAAGCTCTGACCCAGAGCGAACGACAGGTGCTGGAGCAAGCCATCGGCAAGAAAGCGCTATCGCGCGACACCAGCACGGTCTTCGATGAGAAGTCGACATTAGGGCAGCGACTGGCAGATGGCGTGGCCGCCTTTGGTGGTTCATGGACCTTCCTCATCAGCTTCGGCATCGCGCTGGCAGCCTGGGTGCTCGGCAACCTGCTGCTACGCGGCGAGGCGCCGGACCCGTATCCCTTCATCTTTCTCAACCTGTTGCTGTCCATGCTGGCGGCTGTCCAGGCGCCGGTGATCATGATGAGCCAGAACCGTCAGGCGGCGAAGGATCGGCTGGTGACCAGCCACGACTACGAATGCAACCTTAAGGCCGAGATCGAGATCATGGCGCTGCACGATAAGGTGGATCAGATCCGCAATGACGACCTCAAGCAGCTCATCGCCAAGCAGCAGGAGCAGATCGACCTGCTGACCCGCCTCGTGGAAAGCCACATCGCCACGGCGGCGGCGAAGGGCGAATCGAAGTAG
- a CDS encoding electron transfer flavoprotein subunit alpha/FixB family protein, whose amino-acid sequence MTTLLLAEHDGTHLSPDTARAVSALAGLGDIHLLVAGNAVGDIAAAASRLTGVGKVLHSDGASLAHHLAEPLTALITSLAGNYEVIAAAASSTGKSTMPRVAALLDVMQVSDVIAIDGPRTFKRPIYAGNAIQTVETTDSKIVLTVRTPLFEPAPEAGNAPIESVAAPGWSGRTRHVETQKTVSDRPELGAARVVVSGGRALGSKDQFDAVLGPLAEKLNAALGASRAAVDAGYAANDLQVGQTGKVVAPDLYIACGISGAIQHVAGIKAAKVIVAINSDPNAPIFALADYGLVGDIFTLVPELTAKL is encoded by the coding sequence ATGACCACTCTCCTGCTCGCCGAGCATGACGGCACACACCTGTCGCCCGATACTGCCCGCGCCGTCAGCGCCCTGGCTGGGTTGGGCGATATTCACCTGCTCGTCGCCGGTAACGCCGTCGGCGACATCGCCGCGGCAGCGTCTCGTCTCACTGGCGTCGGCAAGGTCCTTCATTCCGATGGAGCTTCGCTCGCACATCACCTCGCTGAGCCGCTCACCGCGCTCATCACGTCCTTGGCTGGCAATTACGAGGTCATCGCCGCGGCAGCGTCGAGCACCGGCAAAAGCACGATGCCACGGGTGGCCGCGCTGCTCGACGTGATGCAGGTATCCGACGTGATCGCTATCGACGGACCCCGCACCTTCAAGCGGCCAATCTATGCCGGCAACGCCATCCAGACCGTAGAAACCACGGACAGCAAGATCGTCCTGACTGTCCGCACACCGCTGTTCGAACCAGCGCCGGAGGCCGGAAATGCCCCCATCGAGTCGGTTGCGGCGCCAGGATGGAGTGGCCGAACCCGACACGTCGAAACACAGAAGACCGTCAGCGATCGGCCCGAACTGGGTGCCGCCCGCGTGGTCGTATCGGGCGGCCGTGCCCTCGGTAGCAAGGACCAGTTCGACGCGGTTCTCGGTCCCCTCGCCGAAAAACTCAACGCGGCGCTTGGCGCCTCGCGCGCCGCGGTCGATGCCGGCTATGCCGCCAATGACCTGCAGGTAGGGCAGACCGGCAAGGTCGTCGCGCCCGACCTCTACATTGCCTGCGGCATCTCCGGGGCCATCCAGCACGTGGCGGGCATAAAGGCCGCAAAGGTGATCGTGGCGATCAACTCCGATCCCAATGCCCCCATATTCGCGCTGGCCGATTATGGGCTGGTCGGCGATATCTTTACCCTGGTGCCGGAGCTGACGGCCAAACTCTAG
- a CDS encoding ribbon-helix-helix domain-containing protein — MDKRSLSIAGHRTSIALEPEFWAALELMAAQSGQTMASLIRTIDETRETANLSSAARLAVLRWYQQRAG, encoded by the coding sequence ATGGACAAGCGTTCCCTGTCCATCGCTGGTCATCGCACATCCATTGCGCTCGAGCCCGAATTCTGGGCCGCGCTGGAACTCATGGCCGCACAGTCCGGCCAGACCATGGCCAGCCTGATCCGTACCATCGACGAAACCCGCGAAACGGCAAACCTATCCTCGGCCGCCAGACTGGCAGTGCTGCGCTGGTATCAACAGCGGGCGGGCTGA
- a CDS encoding Lrp/AsnC family transcriptional regulator: protein MVDAIDLKILRVLQQEPDIPMTELGMRVGLSHTPCWRRIKQMEAQGVIRGRALLLDPAQVELDVSVICFVKLNHHDEDALNAFEAEVMRLPFVVQCYSMSGEHDYLLRVVSRDVKHYEEFVKRSLLHLPSVAFVNSSFALREVKNVTVLPV from the coding sequence ATGGTCGACGCGATTGATCTCAAGATCCTGCGGGTATTGCAGCAGGAGCCGGACATTCCGATGACCGAGCTGGGCATGCGGGTGGGCCTCAGCCACACGCCCTGCTGGCGACGCATCAAGCAGATGGAGGCCCAGGGTGTTATCCGCGGCCGCGCGCTCCTGCTCGATCCGGCCCAGGTCGAGCTGGATGTCTCGGTCATCTGCTTCGTCAAGCTCAACCACCACGACGAAGACGCCCTCAATGCCTTTGAGGCCGAAGTGATGCGACTGCCCTTCGTGGTGCAGTGCTATTCGATGTCGGGTGAACATGACTACCTGCTGCGCGTGGTGTCACGCGACGTCAAGCACTACGAGGAATTCGTCAAGCGCTCGCTACTCCACCTGCCCAGCGTCGCCTTCGTCAATTCGAGCTTCGCCTTGCGCGAGGTCAAGAACGTGACGGTGCTACCGGTTTAA